A part of Paramisgurnus dabryanus chromosome 15, PD_genome_1.1, whole genome shotgun sequence genomic DNA contains:
- the LOC141280839 gene encoding uncharacterized protein, producing the protein MEDLFFDFDHDASTDFAFWGQMDPNFQFQGQLDTLLLDCSAVTGQLSPWSSLGCQAVFPEAQLTFTDLDSQSSQLEAGAEVDSSSVDEPHEIHKHRPHQLRLTPHHPYKVQRHAANIRERKRMLSINSAFEELRCHVPTFPYEKRLSKIDTLRLAIAYIALLREILMSGCDPKSYVDECMKNGYKNQTNAIWNTSDLTARLSWIKWD; encoded by the exons ATGGAGGATCTGTTTTTTGATTTCGACCATGATGCTTCGACAGATTTTGCCTTCTGGGGCCAAATGGACCCCAATTTTCAGTTTCAGGGTCAGCTGGACACGTTGCTGCTTGACTGCAGCGCGGTGACGGGACAGTTGTCCCCATGGTCCTCTCTTGGGTGTCAGGCTGTGTTCCCCGAGGCACAGCTGACCTTCACAGACCTGGACTCGCAGTCTTCACAGTTGGAGGCCGGTGCTGAAGTGGACAGCTCCTCTGTGGACGAACCCCACGAGATCCACAAGCACAGACCGCATCAGCTTCGCTTGACGCCTCATCACCCGTACAAGGTGCAGCGCCACGCCGCCAACATCCGGGAGAGGAAAAGGATGCTGAGCATCAATTCGGCATTTGAGGAGCTGCGCTGCCACGTGCCCACGTTTCCCTACGAAAAGCGGCTCTCTAAAATAGACACGTTAAGACTAGCCATCGCATACATCGCCCTGCTCAGAGAAATCCTCATGTCGGGTTGTGACCCAAAGTCATACGTCGATGAATGCATGAAAAATGGATATAAGAATCAGACCAATGCCATCTGGAATACAAGtg ATCTGACAGCTCGGCTCTCTTGGATAAAGTGGGATTAA